From the Atribacteraceae bacterium genome, the window CGGGTTGCGAGGCACGCTGCCGTGTTTGACCTCGACAAATTGAATTGGATGAACGGGTATTATATCCGGGAGGCGGACGAAGAACGCCTGACCGATTTGCTCCTTTCCATACTGAAACGGGAGGGCATAAAACCTCCCGGCGACCAGCCTGATGATTGGCGGAAGTACTGCCGGCAAGTGGTCAGAGCCATGAAACCTCGCATCCACTACGTGGCTCAGATTGTCGAAGACGGTCGTTATTTTTTTGAGGAGACGGTCGACTACGACCCCCCGGTTTTCAGGAAGGTCCTCCTTGAACCAGGAGCGCGGGAGCGCCTGGAGAAGTCGCGGGAGAGGATAAGCGAGCTTGAAAACGTCACGATCGAGTCTTTGGAAAGCGTTGTGCGCTCGTTGTCGGAAGAACAGGGCGTCGCAGCCGCGAAATTCATTCATCCCCTGCGAGTGGCCACTTCCGGGAAAAAAGGCGGTCCGGGTCTTTTCGAAATGCTGGAAATTCTCGGGAAAGACCGGATCCTGATCCGCATCGCCCGGGCCATCGAACAGATACTCACAGCCAAGCTTTCCGAAGAGGGCGGTGCGTCGCTCTCTTTATAAACCTGATCCAATTCGGGTGGTTGAAAAAACCCCCGGTCGATGGTATCATGATGCCTGCTTATCCTACCGCGGTTTTGATACTGAGAGGTCGTCTAACGGCAGGACGGGTGACTCTGGATCATCTGGTGGTGGTTCGAATCCACCCCTCTCAGCCATCTGGCGCAATCGAATAGTGGTTAGTTCGGCGGGCTCTCAATCCGCAAGCCCGGGTTCGATTCCCGGTTGCGCCACCACGCGCTTTTTGGAGAGATACCGGTGGGTGGGATTACCAAATCTGCCGAACTTGAACGGACTCGTCTCTGGTAAACGGAGGTTTTACTATGGGACGAGTTATGTTTTCTGCCATAAACCCATAAACCCATTCCCACATCGCTTCCAGAACAGGGGAAGCGTTGGATCCGCTGAAGAGTCGACCAATCGGTGCCCAACGGCAGCGAGCATGAAATTTCAGGATGGGATGAAGCGGAGAAACGAGGAAGATACAGGGGAGGAGGTCATATCTATGAACGACAAGCGTTTGGTGGAAGAAATCCGTCGTTATAAATTGGAAAAAAATGCGGTTATCCTGGTGCATAATTACCAACCTCCCGAGATACAGGAAATAGCCGACTTTATTGGCGACTCTCTGGGACTGAGTATTCAGGCCAGCAAAACAAAAGCGGACATCATAGTTTTTTGTGGCGTATATTTCATGGCTGAGACGGCCAAGATCCTTTCCCCAGGTAAGATGGTTTTGTTGCCCGAGCCTGCCGCCGGATGTCCCATGGCCGATATGATCAACGCCTATGCTTTACAGAAGTTACAAGAAAAACATCCCAACGCCCGTACCCTGTGTTATGTCAACACTTCGGCACAAGTCAAGGCACGCTGTGACCTGTGTTGCACATCCGCCAATGCCGTGACTCTGGTCAGGAAGGTCCTGGCGGATGCCGGGGAAATTATATTTGTGCCAGACAAAAACCTCGCTCATTATGTTTCACGGATCACCGGACGCCAATTCATTACTTGGGAAGGATACTGTCCGGTACATGTTGCGATAACCCCCCAAGATATCCAGCGACAAAAAAAGCTTCACCCCCAGGCGGAGGCATTGGTGCACCCGGAGTGTGTCCCGGAAGTGATAGACTTGGCGGACAGAGTACTCTCCACGGAGGGCATGATCGCCTATGCCAGGACAAGCGATGCTTCGGAGTTTATCGTTGGTACGGAAAAAAGCATCATCTACCGTTTAAAGAAATTAATGCCGGATAAGGAGTTCTACCAGGCATCGGCCGCCGCCCTCTGTCCCAATATGAAAAAAATTACCTTGGATAAAGTGCTTTTCTCCCTGGAAGAGGAAACCTTCGAGGTGACTATCGCCCCTCAGATCATCTCTCAGGCGCGGGAAAGCATCCAAAAGATGCTCGATTACCGAGATTGAAATACTACATCCTGCGCTGGAAATAAATGGGAATCAATGGAGGGGGTCAAGTCTTGAAATATGATTAATCTCTGTGCTGTCCCGGGAGGCGCTGCGGCGGTGGGTTCCTGAGAACCGGGTTGTATATGTTCAGTTGTTAAGTCAGGGCATGAACCTTCTGGGACCGCAAGACCCAGAAAATCCGGTACCCCCCAAGAGTTCTTGGAGACTCCTTTTCAGAAAACAGCCCGATTCTAAGCTCCGGACCTTTGGTTAAAAACTCACTAATCGCTTCACAAATACGCTCGGCGAGTGCTATGCTTGTCATAAGGGCGGGGCTCCTCTGTACCCTTCCCAGGGCGGTGGTTTTCTGATAATTATCACCTCTGACGCCCAGGCCTTTATTTCCTTTTTACAGACATTTTAAGTCATGACCAGTTTTCTCTTTCCGGTTTATTGTACTTCGTGTTAGCATGCCAGGAAATGGATTGAGAGACGTTCCGAGTGCCTTGAAGAATTACCCTCTCGACATGGCCTGCCCCTGCCTTGCCTAGCAGAGACAGGAGTCTCTTTACCTGATGGATCTGACTGGGGAGCCTTGTTTTACCAGAGTTACCCAACAGCGAATCTTTTTATTGAGAAAATAGCCAGTCGGTGCCCGACAGCGACGAACAAGAAAATTGAGGATGGCATGAAATGCGCAAGGGCTTTCACTCATAAAGCTTTGAACTTTATCGCTCTTCAAACTTTACACCCTTCTGCTATGTTTTTACAGAAGGAACCATAAGCGGAAGGTGAATAAAAGACCGAGGCGAAAAAGAGATGGGAAAGGCCGACAACGCCTTTCCCATAAGCCTTCTTCACGTCAACCTTTTTACACATAACCAAAATATCAGGAGATCATGATGACCCTCACACCAGGCGATCGGGTTCATATCCTTTTGGAAGATGGGAAAGAATACCTCGTGAATTTACAAAACAATCAGTTGTTTTCTACGCATTTAGGGAGTATATCTCACAATGAGATGCTTAAGAAGGAATACGGTGACTCCATCCGTACAAATCAGGGCCATATAGTTTATTTGTTGTTACCCGGTATAGTCGAAAATATAAGATTCATGGAACGACAGACCCAAGTCATGTATCCAAAAGATATTGGATATATTCTGCTCTACCTGGATATTAAAAATGGCGATAGGGTCATCGATGTTGGACTGGGCAGTGGGGCGATGTGCGGAGCTTTGGCCAGAATGGTGGGAGTCAGCGGGCAAATCTTTGGGTACGAACGGCGACAGGAATTCGCTGCAATCGCCGAGAGAAATCTTGTGAAATGGAATCTGAAAGACCGGGTTACCATCCGTTGCCGGGATATGGCCGATGGCTTCGAAGAACGGGACGTTGACGCTTTGTTCCTTGATGTACCGGACCCCTGGGAACATATCGATACCTGTTGGAACACTCTAAAAGGGGGAGGGCGGATCGGCATTGCCTGTCCCACGGCCGGCAAGGCCATAAAAACCCTTGAAGCGCTGGAAAAAATTCCGTTTCTCAAAACGGAAGTATGGGAAACTCTGATCCGTGAATATAAAAACTCACCACACTCCTTTCGACCGGTTGATCGGATGATTGCCCACACGACCTATCTCCTGTTTTCCAGGAAAATAAACAACAGAAGTGATCTGTCGGCTCAGACCGACGATCCCGAGAAGGGCTTCCTATAAACAGTTCCGGGGTGGGCACCGCTTAGATCAACGACGGATTGCGCGGATCATATGTTATTCATCCGTAATGCCGTACGCGCATGTTGCTTTTTATGCTACAATGTTTCTCACAAATGAGCACAGTCATAGCGTTCGCCAACCAAAAAGGCGGTGTCGGGAAGACAACCACCGCCGTGAATCTGGGAGCCTGTCTCGCACAGATGGGAAAAAGTGTTTTGCTGGTTGACGCCGACCCCCAAGGCAATGCGACAAGCGGACTGGGTATTGAAAGGCAATGTCTTAGATTATGCCTTTATGATCTCTTGATTGATGGAGGTGAACCGGCTCTTTTCCTTCAAAAAACCGACATCTCCTCTCTTGATCTAATTCCGTCGACGATCCGATTGGCGGGGGCTGAGGTAGAACTGGTTTCGCTCATCGGAAGAGAATATCGCCTCAAGGAAGGATTGAAGAAGATAGCCGGGGAATATGATTTTATCTTGATCGATTGTCCGCCTTCTTTGGGGCTTTTGACCTTAAATGCCCTCTCTTGTGCTCTGAGTGTCCTGATTCCCATTCAATGTGAATATTACGCTTTGGAGGGATTGGGCCAACTTCTCAATACATTTCATGGAGTCCGCAATTTTTTGAACCCTACCCTGGAGATCTTTGGAGTCGTTTTAACTATGTATGATTCACGAACCAATCTTTCTCAACAAGTTGCCTTTGAAGTGAGAAAGGTCTTCGAAGATAAGGTCTTCGAGACGATCGTACCCAGGAACGTCCGGTTGAGTGAAGCTCCCAGCTTCGGTAAGCCGGTTGTTCTCTATGATGAAACCTCAACCGGTGCTCAGGCCTATCAAAACCTCGCTCGGGAAGTGTTGGAAAGAAATGAGCAGAAAAAGCCTAGGTAAAGGGCTTGAAGCGCTCATACCCGGTGCCGGACAGTTTGGGGTTCGCACTATTCGTGATGTTGACGTTTCTTCGTTACGGGGCAACTCGTCTCAACCCCGTCATCATATGAACGAAGAGAATCTCGTCGATCTTACCGAATCAATCAGGATGCATGGCATATTGCAGCCGATTCTGGCCCGAAAGTCGGATAATGGTTATGAAATTATCGCCGGGGAAAGGCGTTGGCGTGCAGCGATAAAGGCTGGGTTGAAAACGATCCCGGTGATCATTGAGGAGTTCAGCGAGGAAGAGAAACTCGAGGTTGCCCTCATTGAGAATCTGCAAAGGGAGGACCTAAATCCGATCGACTTGGCAAAGGGTATTAAGCGATTGGTCGATGAATTCCTTATAACGCAAGAAGAGGTTGCCCGGCGTATCGGGAAAAAGAGGCCGACGATCACGAATCTTCTACGCCTTTTGGAACTCCCTGAGGAAATTCAGGCGATGGTGGAAGCGAGCCGGCTTGCACTTGGTCATGCTCGGGTTCTGGCCGGGATCGATGACCGGGAACTTCAAGTATCTCTGGCTCAGCGAATTTGTGCAGAAGGTCTTTCGGTTCGGGATGTGGAGAGAATCGCCCGGACGGCCAGGCAGGATACTCAGGACCGGCATATCGGGACAGGACCGCGCCCGTCTGTG encodes:
- a CDS encoding ParB/RepB/Spo0J family partition protein, coding for MSRKSLGKGLEALIPGAGQFGVRTIRDVDVSSLRGNSSQPRHHMNEENLVDLTESIRMHGILQPILARKSDNGYEIIAGERRWRAAIKAGLKTIPVIIEEFSEEEKLEVALIENLQREDLNPIDLAKGIKRLVDEFLITQEEVARRIGKKRPTITNLLRLLELPEEIQAMVEASRLALGHARVLAGIDDRELQVSLAQRICAEGLSVRDVERIARTARQDTQDRHIGTGPRPSVQESTQKEKNYEDFLSRFLAARVRVGRKKIVIEYTDEDELGRIYSLILQREEPF
- the nadA gene encoding quinolinate synthase NadA, whose translation is MNDKRLVEEIRRYKLEKNAVILVHNYQPPEIQEIADFIGDSLGLSIQASKTKADIIVFCGVYFMAETAKILSPGKMVLLPEPAAGCPMADMINAYALQKLQEKHPNARTLCYVNTSAQVKARCDLCCTSANAVTLVRKVLADAGEIIFVPDKNLAHYVSRITGRQFITWEGYCPVHVAITPQDIQRQKKLHPQAEALVHPECVPEVIDLADRVLSTEGMIAYARTSDASEFIVGTEKSIIYRLKKLMPDKEFYQASAAALCPNMKKITLDKVLFSLEEETFEVTIAPQIISQARESIQKMLDYRD
- a CDS encoding tRNA (adenine-N1)-methyltransferase → MMTLTPGDRVHILLEDGKEYLVNLQNNQLFSTHLGSISHNEMLKKEYGDSIRTNQGHIVYLLLPGIVENIRFMERQTQVMYPKDIGYILLYLDIKNGDRVIDVGLGSGAMCGALARMVGVSGQIFGYERRQEFAAIAERNLVKWNLKDRVTIRCRDMADGFEERDVDALFLDVPDPWEHIDTCWNTLKGGGRIGIACPTAGKAIKTLEALEKIPFLKTEVWETLIREYKNSPHSFRPVDRMIAHTTYLLFSRKINNRSDLSAQTDDPEKGFL
- a CDS encoding ParA family protein — translated: MSTVIAFANQKGGVGKTTTAVNLGACLAQMGKSVLLVDADPQGNATSGLGIERQCLRLCLYDLLIDGGEPALFLQKTDISSLDLIPSTIRLAGAEVELVSLIGREYRLKEGLKKIAGEYDFILIDCPPSLGLLTLNALSCALSVLIPIQCEYYALEGLGQLLNTFHGVRNFLNPTLEIFGVVLTMYDSRTNLSQQVAFEVRKVFEDKVFETIVPRNVRLSEAPSFGKPVVLYDETSTGAQAYQNLAREVLERNEQKKPR